Proteins encoded by one window of Pyxidicoccus trucidator:
- a CDS encoding aminopeptidase, giving the protein MARSKSKHRRVQMKIKQAWKKRAKKNKAEAKAAEAKKK; this is encoded by the coding sequence ATGGCCCGCAGCAAGAGCAAGCACCGCCGCGTGCAGATGAAGATCAAGCAGGCCTGGAAGAAGCGGGCGAAGAAGAACAAGGCCGAGGCCAAGGCGGCCGAGGCGAAGAAGAAGTAG